The DNA window CGTGGATGCCGTCGAGCCAGGCGTTGGTCCAGCCGTTCTTGGCGAAGGTGGTCTTGAAGGTCCTGACGGCGTCGTGCTCGGAGGGGGAAATCGCCCCGCGCCGAACGATCAGCGGCAGGGACGAATTCGGGACGATGCCGTTGCTGCGGAACACGTAGGTCTCCGTGCCGAGCGGCGTATTGTAACCCTGCGGATCGCCGTATCCTTTCGCCTGAGCCATGCTTCTCTCCCTTCGAATCCGGGAGGGAACGCGCGGTTCAGGCGAAAGATCGAGCGAGGCCGTGCAAATCCCCGTCGGGTCTCACATGCCGATGAGCATGGCCGCGACGGCACGGTCGATGGACAGGTAGAACATTCCGAACGCCACGGCGGCCGCGATGGCGAACTCGACGATCTGGTTCTTGAAGATGCGGAACTGGGCGAAGAGGTTCTGGCCGAAGATCGAGATCAGCCAGGCGGTCGTGAGCACCACGGGGAAAATGAAGAGATACGACCAAGTGCTTTCGACCGGGCCCGCATGGGCAGGATCGATCAGCGGACGGATGTTGCGCACCCAGGGCGCGTAGAGGGCGGCGTAGAGCGACGTCAGCCAAGCCAGCGTGACGGCGATGCCGAGATGAAACGTGAAGAGGTTGTGCAGCCGGCTGAATTCGCCGGAATCGTCATCGAAATCCATGGAAACACCCCCAAAACAAGGCCCGGAATCATTTTGTCGTTATGGTTAATGATCGGTTACCGTGATTTGGGCTGCTGGCGCAACGGACGCGTTTGTCGCGGCGCCAGCTTTCATGATCCTGTCAGGCCTGGGCCTTCTTCCGCTCCATCAGCTCGACGAACCGGTCGAACAGGTAATGGCTGTCCTGCGGACCAGGCGAGGCTTCCGGGTGGTACTGCACCGAGAAGGCCGGGCGGTCGGTGAGCGAGATGCCGCAATTGGAGCCGTCGAACAGGGACACGTGGGTCTCGACCGCGTTCTGCGGCAGGGTCTCCGGATCCACGGCGAAGCCGTGGTTCATGGAGGTGATCTCGACCTTGCCGGTGGTCTTGTCCTTCACCGGATGGTTCGCCCCATGGTGGCCCTGGTGCATCTTCTTGGTCTTGGCGCCGACGGCGAGGCTCAGCATCTGATGGCCGAGGCAGATGCCGAAGGTCGGGATCTGCTCGTCGAGCACCTTGCGGATCACCGGCACGGCGTATTCGCCGGTGGCCGCCGGATCGCCGGGACCGTTGGACAGGAATACGCCGTCGGGCTTGAGCGCCAGAACGTCCTCGGCCGAGGCGGTCGCGGGCACCACCGTGACCTTGCAGCCCGCGCGGGCGAGAAGGCGCAGGATGTTGCGCTTCACCCCGTAATCGATGGCGACCACGTGGTGCCTCAATTCGCCGTCCTGGTGGCCGTAGCCCTCGCCGCGGGTCCAGGTGGTCTCGTCCCAGTCGTAGCGCTGGGCGCTGGTCACGAGAGGCACCAGGTCCTGGCCATCCATGGAGGGCAGGGCGGCGGCCCTGGCCTTCAGGGCGTCGAGGTCGAACCGACCCTCCGGATCGTGGGCGATGACCGCGTTCGGCATGCCCCTGTCGCGGATGAGCGCGGTGAGCGCCCGGGTATCGATGCCCGAGAGGCCGACGATGCTGCGGGCTTTCAGCCAGGCATCGAGGTCGCGGGAGGCGCGCCAGTTGGACGGCTCGGTGATGGTCGCCGCCAGCACCACGCCGCGCACCCCCGACGACGAGGCGGCGTTGACGCTCTCGATGTCTTCCTCGTTGGTGCCCACGTTGCCGATATGCGGAAACGTGAAGGTGATGATCTGGCCGGCATAGGACGGATCCGTCAGGATCTCCTGGTAGCCCGTCATGGCGGTGTTGAAGCAGACCTCGCCGGTCGCTTCGCCGACGGCCCCGATGCCGAAGCCTTCGAGAACCGTTCCGTCCTGGAGCACGAGAACCGCAGTCGCGCGCGGCTCGGCCCAGCCACCCGAGGAGGACCCGGTGGTGTCTTTGTCTTGCAGCATCGTCATGATCTCTTGTAAGTCCGGGGCCAACAGGCCGTGCTTGAGCAGGCCGTACCCGGGCCGTCCTTGAACTACCCCCGTGACTTAAGGGGCCGTTCGCGTTCCGTCAACGCTCAAGCGTCTTAAAACCAAGGAGAACTCCATGCTGCGCGAACGTTTCACCGCCGAGATGAAGGAAGCCATGAAGGCCGGCGACAAGGGCCGGCTTGGCGCCATCCGGCTCATTCAGGCCGCCCTCAAGGACAAGGACATTGAGGCGCGCGGCAACGGCAAGGAGCCCCTGTCCGACGAGGAGATCCTGGCCCTCCTGCAGAGGATGGTGAAGCAGCGTCAGGAATCGATCGCCATGTACGAGCAGGGCGGCCGCACCGAGCTCGCCGATCAGGAGAGGAACGAGGTCGCGGTGATCTCCTCCTATCTGCCCCAGCAGATGGACGAGGCCGAAACCAGGGCCGCCATTGAGGCCGCCATCGCGGAGACCGGCGCCGCCTCCATGAAGGATATGGGCAAGGTCGTGGGGTCTCTCCGCGCCAAATACGCCGGCCGCATGGACTTCGCCAAGGCGAGCGGTCTCGTGAAGGACATGCTGCCGAAGGGGTGAGGCGCGGCGCCTGTCCTGACGGGCATAGGGGCTCCTGACGCTCTGCGCCGTCATCACCGGGCTTGTCACGGTGATCTCGATTGCTTGAGGTGCGGCGCTCTTCCGGATCGGGATGGCCGGCACAGGGCCGGCCATGACGGGGCAGGGTCGGGTGACGGGGGAGCGTCGCGCTGCGGTGCGGGTTTGTGATCTGTGCGCTGTCAAAGAGCAGCACCTGTGGGCCCGCAGCTTGCGCTGCGAGCCTTCAGGATGATCGAGGGTGGCGCGAGTGGCAGCCCGGCTCGATGTCTGAGGTGATAAGCGAGAGCCAAGCTGCTCGTCGCGCACGGTTCTTTTCAGGTGGACCAGCTGGACGGAGCCCAAGGTCGGCCTCCTGCGCGCCCAGGGGTGCGAGGCCTGTCGCAGGACCGTGCCGGCTCCCACACTTGCGACGCCTCGCGAGCGCGCCCCTCGAAGGAACCGATCTGAACAACGATATAGCTTAGCTTGCACCGGTTGTCAAGAACAAAGTGAGAACACATCGTTGCGCAGACGCTCCCACGTCATCACCGGCCTTGTGCCGGTGATCCCGATCCGGGAAGCGCCGCGCCTCACCGCAGCGGGATGGCCGGGACAGGCCCGGCCATGACGGGGTGGGTGTCAGGACGGACGGAGGGCGGCCGTGACGTGGTGGGTGGAATGACGGGCGGTGGGGAGCCATGCTGGGGTGGGTGGCCGACATAGGCGGAGGGTGGCTAGCACGAGCAGAGGGCGACGGAACGGCGGCGGGAAGGTGGACGCGGGGAGGGCGGCCGGAGCAACATTCTGCTCGGGCATGGACGATCCGTCGTGCTAAGCATGATGCCTGCGGCTGCATCCGACGATGCACCCCACGAATGAGCATCGGTGCCCCATGACCCTTGAACTCTGGCTGATCTATCTGATGGCCGCGATCGGCCTGTCGCTGACGCCCGGCCCGAACGGCCTGCTGTCGCTGACGCACGGCGTCTGCTACGGGTTCCGGCCCACGATCTACACGGTGCTGGGCGGCGCGCTCGGGTTCTTCGTCCTGATCGCAGCCTCGCTCGCCGGCATGGGAGCGCTGCTTGCCGCCTCGGAGCGGGCCTTCACGATCGCCAAGTGGATCGGCGCCGCCTACCTGGTCTATCTCGGCCTGCGCATCTGGCGCTCGCCCGCCTCCGTCCTCGATGTCGCCCGGCCGGACGCCGAGCCGCGCCGGGCCAGGCCGCTCTGGATGTTCAACCAGGGCTTCCTCGTGGCCGTGTCGAACCCGAAGGCGCTGATCTTCTTCGCGGCGTTCCTGCCGCAATTCATGGTCCCGGGCGTTTCCTTCCCGGTTCAGCTTGCCTTGTTCGGCGGCACGTTCGTGATCGTCGAGATCGTCTACGAGCTTCTTCTCGCCGTGATGGCCCAGCGGATCGCCCCGTGGCTGACCCGACATGGACGGTGGTTCAACCGCCTGGCCGGTGCGACCTTCGTGGGCATCGGTGCGGCGCTGACGACGGCGAGCCGCTGACAGGCGCCCAAGCCCTGCCGGTGAACGAAAAGGCAGCGCGGCCGTTGTCCTTCTACAAACCCTGCCGGACGCGCAATGGACAGAGTCTTCGCCCGGTTCGCCAATGCCACGGCCCGCGTTGCGGGAAGCCCGACGACGTTCCTGGTCTGCGTCGTCGTCGTGCTGGCCTGGGCGTTCTCCGGCCCGTTCTTCGGTTTCTCGGAGGACTGGCAGCTCGTGATCAACACGGGAACCACCATCGTGACCTTCCTGATGGTCTTCCTGATCCAGAACACGCAGAACCGCGACGGCGCCGCCCTCCAGACCAAGCTCGACGAGCTGATCCGGACATCCAATGCGGACGATACGTTCATGGGGATCGAGAAGCTGACCGACCGGGAGCTGGAGGCTCTTCACGAGCAATGCGAGCAGATGGCGAGGCAAAGCCATGCGGCTCTGGAGAAGACCAAGGCCGAGCGTGCGAAACGGG is part of the Microvirga terrae genome and encodes:
- the carA gene encoding glutamine-hydrolyzing carbamoyl-phosphate synthase small subunit — encoded protein: MLQDKDTTGSSSGGWAEPRATAVLVLQDGTVLEGFGIGAVGEATGEVCFNTAMTGYQEILTDPSYAGQIITFTFPHIGNVGTNEEDIESVNAASSSGVRGVVLAATITEPSNWRASRDLDAWLKARSIVGLSGIDTRALTALIRDRGMPNAVIAHDPEGRFDLDALKARAAALPSMDGQDLVPLVTSAQRYDWDETTWTRGEGYGHQDGELRHHVVAIDYGVKRNILRLLARAGCKVTVVPATASAEDVLALKPDGVFLSNGPGDPAATGEYAVPVIRKVLDEQIPTFGICLGHQMLSLAVGAKTKKMHQGHHGANHPVKDKTTGKVEITSMNHGFAVDPETLPQNAVETHVSLFDGSNCGISLTDRPAFSVQYHPEASPGPQDSHYLFDRFVELMERKKAQA
- a CDS encoding GatB/YqeY domain-containing protein; translated protein: MLRERFTAEMKEAMKAGDKGRLGAIRLIQAALKDKDIEARGNGKEPLSDEEILALLQRMVKQRQESIAMYEQGGRTELADQERNEVAVISSYLPQQMDEAETRAAIEAAIAETGAASMKDMGKVVGSLRAKYAGRMDFAKASGLVKDMLPKG
- a CDS encoding LysE family translocator, whose translation is MTLELWLIYLMAAIGLSLTPGPNGLLSLTHGVCYGFRPTIYTVLGGALGFFVLIAASLAGMGALLAASERAFTIAKWIGAAYLVYLGLRIWRSPASVLDVARPDAEPRRARPLWMFNQGFLVAVSNPKALIFFAAFLPQFMVPGVSFPVQLALFGGTFVIVEIVYELLLAVMAQRIAPWLTRHGRWFNRLAGATFVGIGAALTTASR
- a CDS encoding low affinity iron permease family protein, which translates into the protein MDRVFARFANATARVAGSPTTFLVCVVVVLAWAFSGPFFGFSEDWQLVINTGTTIVTFLMVFLIQNTQNRDGAALQTKLDELIRTSNADDTFMGIEKLTDRELEALHEQCEQMARQSHAALEKTKAERAKRAQRKGSGRLSA